One part of the Sphingobium yanoikuyae genome encodes these proteins:
- a CDS encoding methyl-accepting chemotaxis protein yields MNVERPMESIRLAGARMLMWLFWLNVPALMLIGWLLNSPDAAVGALAAALLALLPTIMVRRRDISAPARMTLAVTSVAIPALYVFLLRGHGWQMDMHMGFFAALAAQTVLLDRRALLVAAGVTALHHLILNYSYPAWVFASEGDLPRVLVHALIVVIQTLMLWWIVSLLTQTIRLQTEERQRSEGLRKEADAAKERAEVALAELERAQTIATRQRAIEEAARRAEEASERRRLVADALEARLGAVVGDLGQLAGQLSASKQWLFDLLDRTTQRSAELRKAHARADGDVRAVAQDTEKLAISINGVGGSASHTRDNALRGAMATRALTPEVDMLSATVDSASSIVALIAQIAAQSRTLSLNAGIEAARSGSEVRGFAVVASEMKSLAAQTAEATRQIDIYLQDIRRAADSVSGAIDVATQSADTIDRSTAGIVDDVAEQIRATGEIAAATEEMARHIAEAASQAEALSLALAEAQSAMGETDAAATALSSRSQELQETVRNVLEELRAA; encoded by the coding sequence ATGAACGTCGAACGCCCGATGGAAAGCATCCGCCTGGCCGGTGCGCGCATGCTGATGTGGCTGTTCTGGCTGAATGTGCCGGCGCTCATGCTGATCGGCTGGCTGCTCAACTCTCCCGATGCGGCGGTCGGCGCGCTGGCGGCTGCGCTGCTGGCGCTGCTTCCGACCATCATGGTGCGGCGGCGCGACATTTCGGCGCCGGCGCGCATGACGCTGGCGGTGACATCGGTGGCGATCCCGGCGCTCTATGTCTTCCTGCTGCGCGGTCATGGCTGGCAGATGGACATGCATATGGGCTTCTTTGCGGCGCTGGCGGCACAGACCGTGCTGCTCGATCGCCGGGCGCTACTGGTGGCGGCCGGCGTGACGGCGCTCCATCATCTGATCCTCAATTATAGCTATCCCGCCTGGGTGTTCGCCAGCGAGGGCGATCTGCCGCGCGTGCTGGTGCATGCGCTGATCGTGGTGATCCAGACCCTGATGCTGTGGTGGATCGTGTCGCTGCTGACCCAGACCATCCGCCTGCAGACCGAGGAGCGGCAGCGGAGCGAAGGTTTGCGCAAGGAAGCGGACGCGGCGAAGGAGCGGGCCGAGGTCGCGCTGGCCGAACTGGAGCGGGCGCAGACAATTGCCACCCGACAGCGCGCGATCGAGGAAGCGGCGCGGCGGGCTGAAGAGGCAAGCGAGCGGCGCCGGCTGGTGGCCGATGCGCTGGAGGCGCGGTTGGGCGCGGTGGTCGGAGATCTGGGCCAACTGGCCGGGCAATTGTCGGCCAGCAAGCAATGGCTGTTCGATCTGCTCGATCGCACGACCCAGCGCTCGGCCGAATTGCGCAAGGCCCATGCCCGCGCCGATGGCGATGTCCGCGCGGTGGCGCAGGATACGGAAAAGCTGGCCATTTCGATCAATGGCGTGGGCGGCAGCGCCAGCCACACCCGCGACAATGCGCTGCGCGGCGCGATGGCGACCCGTGCGCTGACGCCGGAGGTTGACATGCTGTCGGCGACGGTCGATTCCGCCAGTTCGATCGTCGCGCTGATTGCCCAGATCGCGGCGCAGAGCCGGACCCTGTCGCTCAATGCCGGGATCGAGGCAGCGCGTAGCGGCAGCGAGGTGCGCGGCTTTGCCGTCGTGGCATCGGAGATGAAGAGCCTCGCCGCGCAGACGGCCGAGGCGACCCGCCAGATCGACATCTATCTGCAGGATATCCGCCGCGCGGCCGACAGCGTGTCGGGCGCGATCGATGTCGCGACCCAATCGGCCGACACGATCGACCGGTCGACTGCCGGCATCGTCGATGATGTGGCGGAGCAGATACGCGCCACCGGCGAGATCGCGGCCGCGACCGAGGAGATGGCCCGCCATATCGCCGAAGCGGCGTCCCAGGCCGAAGCGCTGAGCCTGGCCCTGGCGGAGGCGCAATCGGCCATGGGCGAAACCGATGCGGCGGCCACCGCCTTGTCCAGTCGTTCGCAGGAATTGCAGGAAACGGTACGTAACGTACTGGAAGAACTGCGCGCCGCTTAG